The proteins below come from a single Zea mays cultivar B73 chromosome 8, Zm-B73-REFERENCE-NAM-5.0, whole genome shotgun sequence genomic window:
- the LOC109941639 gene encoding cytochrome P450 734A1, with product MAALTSALLFTALLVAAQYMLRLLHSFLWVPFRLERRFRRQGIRWPPRSLVSGNAADYRDLLGAARSAPLSSFRHNGVVARATPQYAVWLARYGRPFVYWFGPRPRLVISDPELVKAVMTDSTGGFDKAASGGNNPLARQLIGEGLVGLSGETWARHRRVISPAFNMERVKSWIPEIAAAASSVLDKWEAEGGSRTEFEIDVHKAFHTLSADVISCVAFGSSYEEGKRIFQLQEEQMQLALLAMRTVYIPGFRFVPTKKNRKRQRLNQEIQCSLRKLIEINGTKCEDSKNLLGLMLSASKAGSEYKMGIEEIIHECKTFYFAGKETTANLLTWATLLLALHQEWQVKARDEVLKVCGKHEHPNAENLSDLKIVTMVLKETLRLYPPATFINRTATRDIKLGKLDIPAGTRLDFPIIHIHRDHEVWGMDAEEFNPSRFADGSSYHLGAYFPFGIGPTICVGQNLAMVEAKVALAMTLQRFAFTVSASYAHAPMLVFTLQPQFGAQVLVRKI from the exons ATGGCCGCTCTCACTTCCGCTCTCCTCTTCACCGCCCTCCTCGTGGCCGCCCAGTACATGCTCCGCTTGCTCCACTCCTTCCTGTGGGTCCCGTTCCGCCTGGAACGCCGCTTCCGGCGGCAGGGAATCCGGTGGCCACCACGAAGCCTGGTCTCCGGTAACGCAGCCGACTACCGCGACTTACTAGGCGCCGCCAGGTCCGCGCCCCTCTCCTCCTTCCGCCACAACGGCGTCGTCGCCCGCGCCACGCCGCAGTACGCGGTCTGGCTGGCGCGGTACGGCCGGCCGTTCGTGTACTGGTTCGGGCCCCGGCCGCGGCTGGTGATCTCCGACCCGGAGCTCGTGAAGGCCGTGATGACCGACTCCACGGGGGGCTTTGATAAGGCGGCCTCGGGCGGCAACAACCCGCTCGCCAGGCAGCTCATCGGCGAGGGGCTCGTCGGGCTCTCCGGGGAGACGTGGGCGCGCCACCGCCGTGTGATTTCGCCGGCGTTTAACATGGAGAGGGTGAAG TCTTGGATACCAGAAATAGCAGCTGCGGCATCATCTGTTCTGGATAAGTGGGAAGCCGAAGGTGGGAGCCGCACTGAGTTTGAGATCGATGTCCATAAAGCATTCCACACTTTGAGTGCGGATGTCATTTCCTGTGTGGCATTTGGAAGCAGCTACGAGGAGGGGAAACGAATTTTCCAATTGCAGGAGGAACAGATGCAACTTGCTCTTCTTGCAATGAGGACTGTTTATATTCCTGGATTCAG GTTTGTACCAACAAAGAAGAACCGAAAAAGGCAGAGGTTAAACCAGGAAATCCAATGCTCCCTGCGCAAATTGATCGAAATCAATGGAACAAAATGCGAGGACTCAAAAAATTTGCTGGGGTTAATGCTATCAGCCAGCAAAGCTGGGAGTGAATACAAAATGGGAATCGAAGAGATAATCCATGAGTGCAAGACGTTTTACTTTGCTGGGAAGGAAACAACAGCGAACCTGTTGACATGGGCAACACTTCTTCTTGCGTTGCATCAAGAGTGGCAGGTCAAGGCCCGTGATGAGGTTCTTAAAGTGTGCGGAAAGCATGAGCACCCTAATGCAGAAAACCTGAGCGATCTCAAGATT GTAACTATGGTGTTAAAAGAAACCCTCAGGCTGTATCCTCCAGCTACATTTATCAATCGGACTGCCACTAGGGATATCAAGCTGGGTAAACTAGACATCCCGGCTGGCACACGGCTGGACTTCCCTATCATTCACATCCATCGTGACCATGAAGTCTGGGGCATGGATGCAGAGGAGTTTAATCCATCAAGGTTTGCAGATGGCAGCAGCTATCACCTAGGTGCTTACTTCCCCTTTGGGATCGGCCCTACAATCTGCGTTGGCCAGAATCTTGCAATGGTCGAGGCCAAGGTGGCGCTTGCAATGACCCTTCAGCGGTTTGCGTTCACCGTTTCGGCGTCTTATGCTCATGCACCGATGCTGGTGTTCACCCTCCAGCCTCAGTTCGGTGCTCAAGTTCTTGTCCGGAAGATATGA